In uncultured Trichococcus sp., the following proteins share a genomic window:
- the istA gene encoding IS21 family transposase, protein MRKDIREGVRFYIMNDIKPNFAQMARQYDSDPRTIKKHFEEQQNPELIKPRKPVPEKASKLDPYRTLIDEKVSEGCSATAIYSLLKRRGYEGKITILRDYCRTLKQTKTKKATIRIETNPGLSAQVDWKENMTLYTSSGRPVTFNIFLYVLGYSRMKYLELTFEKKQDTLFMCLNDAFYLTGGVPREIWFDNMKTVVNHAKSQYKKVVFHDTFYAFSKDASFQPIACRPFRPQTKGKVEALARTCERLRVMNGEFDDELELCHYVHDLAEELNYEVSQATGQRPIDLWEHEKEHLQAFDFELLAEYSCDDIRRIVSTESMVQFRTSKYSVPIKYIGEEVEIRLTTAFIHIYYNGELIQTHPISEKKRSYTYDTHDAYEILKSDVFKHKEDEEIYAFIENSLAQYDDV, encoded by the coding sequence ATGAGAAAAGATATTCGAGAAGGAGTGAGGTTCTACATTATGAACGACATCAAACCAAATTTTGCACAGATGGCACGTCAATACGACAGTGATCCACGTACCATTAAAAAACACTTTGAGGAACAACAGAATCCTGAGTTGATTAAGCCCAGGAAACCCGTGCCGGAGAAAGCCAGTAAATTGGATCCTTATCGGACCCTGATTGACGAAAAGGTTTCGGAAGGCTGTTCCGCTACGGCGATTTATTCGCTCCTTAAACGGCGAGGATACGAAGGAAAAATCACGATTCTTCGGGACTATTGCCGAACACTGAAACAAACAAAAACCAAGAAAGCCACAATTCGAATTGAAACGAACCCTGGTCTGTCGGCGCAAGTGGATTGGAAGGAGAATATGACCCTTTACACGAGTTCCGGGCGGCCCGTCACATTCAATATCTTCTTGTACGTGCTGGGTTATTCACGCATGAAATATTTGGAACTGACTTTTGAGAAAAAGCAAGATACGTTATTCATGTGCTTAAACGATGCCTTTTATTTAACCGGCGGCGTACCCAGGGAAATCTGGTTCGACAATATGAAAACAGTGGTCAATCATGCCAAATCCCAATACAAAAAGGTCGTCTTCCACGACACCTTCTATGCATTCAGTAAGGATGCCAGTTTTCAGCCTATCGCTTGTCGTCCGTTCCGGCCCCAGACAAAAGGAAAAGTGGAGGCTTTGGCAAGAACCTGCGAACGGTTGCGCGTTATGAATGGCGAATTTGATGATGAGCTCGAGTTATGTCACTACGTCCATGATTTAGCCGAAGAGCTCAATTATGAGGTTTCCCAAGCGACAGGCCAACGGCCGATCGACTTATGGGAACACGAAAAAGAGCACCTACAGGCATTCGATTTTGAACTGTTGGCTGAATACAGTTGTGACGATATTCGCCGTATCGTCAGCACTGAATCCATGGTCCAATTTCGAACGAGTAAGTACTCCGTTCCCATTAAATATATCGGCGAGGAAGTCGAAATTCGACTCACTACCGCATTCATACACATTTATTATAATGGAGAATTGATTCAAACGCATCCGATTAGTGAAAAAAAGCGATCCTATACGTACGACACTCATGACGCCTACGAGATTTTGAAGTCTGATGTGTTTAAGCATAAAGAGGACGAAGAAATCTATGCGTTCATTGAAAATTCTTTGGCGCAGTATGATGATGTGTAG
- a CDS encoding DUF87 domain-containing protein, with protein MNKMSQLVNKDLYSDTPISILTNFLNQEREKIEKRQTNEMRFVGYVLEIGFETAKIITSDPYKAAVGGIPRGSFLIMVPKQFAENIPPHFSLLRVNDVASTPLSMQVQQTYFELHKKSMPELDIWTQSELRWGALECDVLGTFYPNPEDSSKIEFSGDVNNIVSAHNYEIFSPDQNVLDLIVNGIVPKNNQFNLGNLRSLECRLSLNIREEKETIPVKISMEDFKGTRTAMFGKTRLGKSNVVKLLAQGMIDAHGHGQVKVGQLIFDINGEYANDNPQDGGKSLRSLNEEACKVYALTKRDSTPSKQLRINFYEYPAAGIEILAKFLQTDGMDSIYIKNFASAAESIINPDHINSLPRNDQKRAAVKILIYWAILSKAGFDVDDNKLSPLLITGLGNNGPKGFNPKFNKEVRDKIYGDVKKPDIISIADLKSELDKIIEYTRKSSSEGLKSSSGNPLFDADDEALLNFYKPKTGVGPAVLSKYRQFHSKNATDFTKEIVDYLDAGSTVILDLGNAQDSVRKYFSDMLSKEVFRHQETKFVNSNLNEDYIQLYFEEAHNLFPPNSTDNQDIYSRFAKEGAKFHIGMVYSTQSPSTISKELLAQTENFFVSHLSSTDEVKALAKMQIAYEGIGQDILKSKTPGFMRILTMSNRFVVPVQAKLFKELIPKEG; from the coding sequence ATGAATAAGATGAGTCAACTTGTAAATAAAGATCTATATTCAGACACACCTATTAGCATCCTAACTAATTTTTTGAATCAAGAAAGAGAAAAAATAGAAAAAAGACAAACGAACGAAATGAGGTTTGTTGGGTACGTTTTAGAAATTGGCTTTGAAACAGCAAAAATAATTACTTCAGATCCGTACAAGGCAGCAGTTGGAGGAATACCGAGAGGCTCTTTTCTTATAATGGTTCCTAAACAGTTTGCAGAAAATATTCCTCCCCACTTCTCTTTATTACGAGTTAATGATGTAGCATCAACTCCTTTAAGTATGCAAGTTCAACAAACTTATTTTGAGCTTCATAAAAAATCAATGCCAGAATTGGACATTTGGACTCAAAGTGAACTTCGTTGGGGAGCACTAGAATGTGATGTTCTCGGTACTTTTTATCCAAATCCTGAGGATTCTAGCAAAATAGAATTCTCAGGAGATGTAAACAATATAGTTAGTGCACACAATTACGAAATTTTTTCGCCAGATCAAAATGTTCTTGATCTAATTGTAAATGGCATAGTTCCAAAAAATAATCAGTTCAATTTAGGTAACTTACGCTCATTGGAGTGCAGACTTTCATTAAATATACGGGAAGAAAAAGAGACTATTCCTGTAAAAATATCTATGGAAGATTTTAAAGGAACTCGAACAGCAATGTTTGGGAAAACAAGATTAGGTAAATCAAATGTGGTGAAACTTTTGGCCCAAGGTATGATTGATGCACATGGTCATGGTCAAGTAAAAGTAGGCCAGTTAATTTTTGACATAAATGGAGAATATGCAAATGATAATCCTCAAGATGGTGGGAAATCGCTCCGGTCTTTAAATGAAGAGGCATGTAAAGTATATGCTCTTACAAAGAGAGATAGTACGCCTTCTAAACAATTACGTATAAATTTTTATGAATATCCAGCAGCGGGTATAGAAATTTTAGCTAAATTTTTGCAGACAGACGGCATGGATTCAATTTATATTAAAAACTTTGCTAGTGCTGCAGAATCAATTATTAATCCAGACCATATAAACTCTCTTCCTCGTAATGATCAGAAACGCGCAGCAGTAAAGATTCTAATATACTGGGCAATTTTATCTAAAGCTGGTTTTGACGTTGATGATAATAAGCTGTCTCCATTATTGATAACAGGATTGGGAAATAATGGGCCAAAGGGATTTAACCCTAAGTTTAATAAAGAAGTTAGAGATAAAATTTACGGTGATGTAAAGAAGCCGGATATCATAAGTATTGCCGATTTGAAAAGTGAATTAGATAAAATCATTGAATATACTAGAAAAAGTTCTTCTGAAGGTTTGAAGAGTAGTAGTGGGAATCCCCTTTTCGATGCAGATGATGAGGCATTATTAAACTTCTATAAACCTAAAACAGGAGTTGGCCCCGCTGTGCTATCGAAATACAGACAATTTCATAGTAAAAATGCAACCGATTTCACCAAGGAAATTGTTGACTATCTTGATGCAGGATCAACAGTTATTTTGGATTTAGGCAATGCACAGGATTCTGTTCGAAAATATTTTTCAGATATGCTATCTAAAGAAGTATTTAGGCATCAAGAAACAAAATTTGTGAATAGTAATCTAAATGAAGATTATATTCAATTGTACTTTGAAGAAGCTCATAATCTTTTTCCACCTAATTCTACAGACAATCAAGATATCTATTCTCGGTTTGCTAAAGAGGGTGCGAAATTCCATATTGGGATGGTGTATTCAACTCAATCTCCATCAACAATTAGTAAGGAACTACTTGCTCAAACAGAAAACTTTTTTGTAAGCCATTTATCGTCAACGGACGAAGTCAAAGCTTTAGCTAAAATGCAGATTGCATATGAGGGGATTGGACAGGATATACTGAAATCTAAAACACCTGGATTTATGAGAATTTTAACTATGTCAAACAGATTCGTTGTTCCCGTTCAAGCTAAACTCTTTAAAGAGCTCATTCCGAAAGAAGGCTGA
- a CDS encoding Dam family site-specific DNA-(adenine-N6)-methyltransferase, translating into MEPFLKWPGGKRWLTKKCPQIFSLKTNTYIEPFVGGGSVYFFLEHQNAIISDLNRDLIKTYQALAKDPNKILERLMDHQLNHCSDYFYKIRSIKYSDSFDLAARFIYLNRTAFNGMYRVNQSGQFNVPIGTKTKIDYDFERFSDYSNLLKTASIRNEDFVKSICRAGSGDFIFADPPYTVSHNNNGFIQYNEKLFSWEDQIRLLSALTKAVNRGADVITTNAAFPELKMLYEDRGFYVYTISRYSSISGNNKGRNVQNEYIISSLELNLGQEETR; encoded by the coding sequence GTGGAACCATTTTTAAAATGGCCTGGTGGTAAACGTTGGCTTACTAAAAAGTGTCCTCAAATTTTTTCTTTAAAAACTAATACATATATTGAGCCGTTTGTTGGAGGTGGATCAGTTTACTTTTTTCTTGAACACCAAAATGCAATTATATCGGATCTTAACCGAGACTTGATTAAAACATATCAGGCTTTAGCCAAAGATCCAAATAAAATATTAGAACGGTTGATGGATCATCAACTTAATCATTGTAGTGATTATTTTTACAAAATAAGGAGTATAAAATATTCTGATTCCTTTGATTTAGCTGCAAGATTTATCTATCTGAATAGGACAGCATTTAACGGTATGTATAGAGTTAATCAGTCAGGCCAGTTCAATGTTCCAATTGGCACTAAAACAAAAATAGACTATGATTTTGAACGGTTTTCTGATTATTCCAATCTATTAAAAACGGCAAGTATTCGCAATGAAGACTTTGTGAAAAGTATATGTAGAGCTGGATCCGGAGATTTTATTTTTGCTGATCCACCATATACGGTCTCTCACAATAACAATGGTTTTATTCAGTATAATGAAAAACTATTTTCATGGGAGGATCAGATTAGATTACTTAGTGCTTTGACTAAGGCTGTTAATAGAGGGGCAGATGTTATAACTACAAATGCTGCTTTTCCAGAATTAAAGATGCTATACGAGGATAGAGGATTTTATGTCTACACGATTTCCAGGTATAGTTCCATATCAGGTAATAACAAAGGTAGAAATGTTCAAAATGAATATATTATTTCTTCACTTGAATTAAATTTAGGGCAGGAGGAAACCAGATGA
- a CDS encoding Cof-type HAD-IIB family hydrolase encodes MTKVELVFSDIDGTLLNSKHEVSAEAIQIIQDLVKQGTKIILASARPPGAMTSIADEVQLSSPLVCFNGALITQYTEGSFVDLYSLTLERLDALQLYRAVSTKFPEISFNIYSRERWYVERKDEWVKQETAITKMDPESISMEDFLKEHLPVHKILCMGNPDDIQKLEDELAGSNLSNISYYRSKDTYMEIVNNQVSKLGALHFLCEKYGVELENTLAIGDNFNDMPMIIHAGKGIAMGNAPDEVKQAADCVTDTNDENGFYKALVKSFG; translated from the coding sequence ATGACAAAAGTCGAGTTGGTATTCAGCGATATAGATGGCACGCTGTTGAATTCAAAACATGAAGTCTCAGCCGAAGCCATCCAGATCATTCAAGATTTGGTTAAGCAAGGTACGAAAATCATTTTGGCATCCGCCAGACCGCCAGGAGCAATGACTTCAATCGCCGATGAAGTCCAGCTGTCTTCACCACTGGTTTGCTTCAACGGAGCGCTGATCACACAATATACAGAAGGATCATTTGTTGATCTGTACAGCCTGACTTTGGAGCGACTGGACGCATTACAACTCTATCGGGCAGTATCCACAAAGTTTCCGGAAATAAGCTTCAATATCTATTCCCGCGAGCGGTGGTACGTTGAACGTAAAGATGAGTGGGTCAAGCAGGAAACGGCAATCACAAAAATGGATCCAGAATCGATCTCAATGGAAGATTTCTTGAAGGAGCATTTACCTGTCCACAAGATTCTGTGTATGGGAAATCCGGATGATATTCAAAAACTGGAGGATGAGTTAGCAGGGTCAAACTTATCAAACATTTCCTACTATCGATCAAAAGACACCTATATGGAAATCGTCAATAATCAAGTATCAAAGTTAGGGGCACTTCACTTTTTGTGCGAAAAGTATGGCGTTGAATTGGAAAATACTTTAGCAATCGGTGACAATTTCAACGACATGCCGATGATCATACACGCTGGCAAAGGAATTGCAATGGGCAATGCCCCTGATGAAGTAAAACAAGCAGCTGATTGTGTAACGGATACGAATGATGAGAATGGGTTTTATAAGGCATTGGTGAAGAGTTTTGGATAA
- a CDS encoding DeoR/GlpR transcriptional regulator: MLAEDSPKILSFGERTGIHKPEKEQMADRVLEEIPENSTLFLDVSTTLLLAAQKLNKKCTVYTHSLDNAFALGMNPKVKVHLLGGEFNPEDRFFFSIRSLEEMDSIKFDICFIGAASLEKEGIFFKEPNNALIKQKVVKQSRQVVLVAENQKFSKEAQYKGANYQDIDCFITDKVLTPKQQAYLGDQTEIIFEEETL; this comes from the coding sequence ATGTTAGCGGAAGACAGCCCAAAGATACTCAGTTTTGGGGAGCGGACAGGCATACATAAACCCGAAAAAGAACAAATGGCTGATAGAGTTTTAGAAGAAATACCAGAAAACAGCACGCTGTTTTTGGATGTCTCGACTACGTTATTGTTAGCAGCGCAGAAACTAAACAAAAAGTGTACGGTATATACGCATTCTCTGGACAATGCTTTTGCATTGGGAATGAATCCTAAAGTAAAGGTTCACCTTTTGGGCGGGGAGTTCAATCCCGAAGATCGGTTTTTCTTTTCGATCCGAAGTTTAGAAGAAATGGATTCGATAAAATTTGACATTTGTTTCATCGGAGCGGCAAGTTTGGAGAAAGAGGGCATCTTTTTCAAAGAACCGAACAATGCCTTGATCAAGCAAAAAGTGGTAAAACAAAGCCGACAAGTGGTGCTGGTTGCTGAAAATCAGAAATTCAGCAAAGAAGCGCAGTATAAAGGCGCAAATTACCAGGACATCGATTGCTTCATTACAGATAAAGTTCTGACACCAAAACAGCAGGCTTATTTAGGAGATCAAACCGAAATCATCTTTGAGGAGGAAACGCTATGA
- a CDS encoding zeta toxin family protein, which translates to MDDASLLYAKAHKQNFVKRVVADKIMVPDKVAIFMAGSPGAGKTEVATALAELSDNLCIIDADEFRSQFPDYNGLNSSDFQKGASWLVDHAFTHLLKEGYSFILDGTFAIGKSTQNIQRAIKRNYEVSLYYVYQDPFIAWQFTKEREKAEGRFVPKERFINAYFKSRENIAKVKEIFGDAVELIVIFKDYENKISEVLEDVENIDLILPKQYTVEELEENLDG; encoded by the coding sequence GTGGATGATGCATCTTTGCTGTATGCAAAAGCTCATAAGCAAAATTTTGTTAAAAGAGTTGTTGCAGATAAGATAATGGTTCCTGATAAAGTTGCTATTTTTATGGCTGGTAGCCCAGGTGCTGGTAAAACTGAAGTAGCAACCGCCTTAGCAGAACTATCGGACAATCTTTGTATTATAGATGCTGATGAATTTCGCAGTCAATTTCCTGATTACAACGGATTGAATTCCAGTGACTTTCAAAAAGGTGCATCTTGGCTTGTAGATCACGCATTTACCCACCTTTTGAAAGAAGGATATTCTTTTATTCTCGATGGAACTTTTGCAATAGGCAAATCTACTCAGAATATTCAACGCGCGATAAAACGGAATTACGAAGTGTCACTCTACTATGTTTATCAAGATCCATTTATTGCTTGGCAATTTACAAAGGAACGTGAAAAAGCAGAAGGCAGATTTGTACCGAAAGAGCGGTTCATTAATGCCTACTTTAAATCTCGTGAAAATATAGCAAAAGTAAAAGAAATTTTTGGAGATGCGGTTGAACTAATTGTTATCTTCAAAGACTATGAAAATAAAATTTCAGAAGTGCTGGAAGATGTTGAAAACATCGATCTGATTTTACCAAAACAATATACTGTTGAAGAATTGGAGGAGAATTTGGATGGTTGA
- a CDS encoding aldo/keto reductase produces MEQTYITLNDGNKIPQFGLGVFQIPGDEKTKEACLEAFKLGYRHIDTAHAYQNERGVGQAVKESGIPREEIWITTKLWPSEYGEGKTAKAIDKMLERLQTDYIDLLLLHQQFGDYLGAWKDMEKAVAEGKVKSIGLSNFESERLEEVLTAATINPSVLQVECHPYYQQNDLKKRIAPYNTVIESWYPLGHGDAALIEEPVFTKLAEKYGKTNAQIILRWHIQEGIIVFPKSSNPVHIKENIDIFDFELTEEEMNEIRQLDKGFRYYTRTLAEQEEALSQFVPAD; encoded by the coding sequence ATGGAACAAACGTATATCACATTGAACGATGGAAACAAAATCCCGCAATTCGGGCTGGGTGTCTTCCAGATTCCTGGGGACGAGAAGACCAAAGAAGCTTGTTTGGAAGCCTTCAAATTAGGCTATCGCCACATCGATACCGCGCATGCCTATCAAAATGAGCGCGGTGTCGGGCAAGCAGTAAAAGAAAGCGGCATTCCGAGAGAGGAAATCTGGATCACGACGAAACTTTGGCCAAGCGAATACGGCGAAGGCAAAACAGCAAAAGCCATCGACAAAATGCTGGAGCGTCTGCAGACGGATTACATCGACCTCTTGCTGCTGCATCAACAATTCGGGGATTACCTGGGCGCTTGGAAAGATATGGAAAAAGCTGTCGCTGAAGGCAAAGTGAAGAGCATCGGCTTGAGCAATTTCGAATCCGAACGTTTGGAAGAAGTACTCACTGCCGCAACGATCAATCCATCTGTTTTGCAAGTCGAATGCCACCCTTACTATCAACAAAATGATCTGAAGAAACGGATCGCCCCTTATAACACAGTCATCGAAAGCTGGTATCCGCTGGGACATGGCGATGCAGCCTTGATCGAGGAGCCCGTATTCACCAAGTTGGCAGAAAAATACGGAAAAACGAATGCCCAGATCATCCTGCGTTGGCACATCCAGGAAGGCATCATTGTTTTCCCTAAATCATCAAATCCGGTGCACATCAAAGAGAACATCGACATCTTCGATTTCGAATTGACTGAGGAAGAAATGAACGAAATCCGCCAACTGGACAAAGGTTTCCGCTACTACACACGGACACTTGCGGAACAAGAAGAAGCGCTGAGCCAATTTGTGCCGGCTGATTAA
- a CDS encoding type II toxin-antitoxin system HicB family antitoxin, translated as MKLVYPATFEKDGKYILVQFPDIPEAITQGATIEEAYEMSEEVLGLELEDKKDFPVATPVDIIQKQYPSKTVALIGIDLAAYRRKYHSKTIRKNVTIPEWLADLASEGNINFSQTLTDALKEKLRV; from the coding sequence ATGAAATTAGTCTATCCAGCTACATTCGAAAAAGACGGCAAGTATATCCTTGTTCAATTCCCTGATATACCGGAAGCGATCACGCAAGGCGCTACTATCGAGGAAGCTTATGAGATGTCTGAAGAAGTATTAGGGCTCGAATTAGAGGATAAAAAGGATTTTCCCGTTGCTACACCCGTGGACATCATTCAAAAACAATATCCAAGTAAAACTGTCGCACTGATCGGAATCGATCTAGCCGCATACAGACGAAAGTACCATTCCAAAACAATCAGAAAAAATGTGACCATACCTGAGTGGTTGGCTGATTTGGCGTCTGAAGGGAACATCAATTTTTCTCAAACTCTGACCGATGCCTTGAAGGAAAAATTGCGGGTATGA
- the mmuM gene encoding homocysteine S-methyltransferase: protein MNFKEWQKNQKVILIDGSMSLGLEEQGLDLNDELWTAKALVNEPEKIEKVHQNYYDAGANIAITSSYQATVTGFERLGHTTEESRALIKRTVELAKQAQTKSQGTQEKWVAASVGPYGAYLADGSEFRGNYGLSQNELIDFHRERLELLLDAGADLLAIETIPDLTEIQALTVLLAQHPKATAWLTVTLKDAHHLCDGTDLQVFQQLVESSEQIIAYGVNCVQPDLVLPTLEYLKKNATKSLIAYPNSGAIYDPTTKVWTHSHAVDEVFSNDALKWHESGCKWIGGCCCTSSKEIKLLKETFAAVL, encoded by the coding sequence ATGAATTTTAAAGAGTGGCAAAAGAATCAAAAAGTAATCCTCATCGATGGCTCCATGTCCTTAGGGTTGGAGGAACAAGGATTGGACTTGAACGACGAGTTATGGACCGCAAAAGCATTGGTGAACGAACCGGAGAAAATCGAAAAAGTGCATCAGAACTATTACGATGCCGGGGCAAACATCGCCATCACATCGAGCTATCAAGCGACGGTAACCGGGTTTGAGCGTTTGGGCCATACAACCGAGGAAAGCCGAGCTTTGATCAAAAGAACCGTTGAACTTGCGAAACAGGCACAGACAAAAAGCCAAGGCACGCAAGAAAAATGGGTGGCCGCTTCTGTCGGACCATACGGAGCCTATTTGGCAGATGGTTCCGAATTCCGGGGCAATTATGGACTGTCGCAAAATGAATTGATTGATTTCCACCGCGAAAGATTAGAGTTGCTGCTGGATGCAGGGGCTGATTTATTGGCTATCGAAACCATTCCGGACCTAACGGAAATCCAGGCATTGACTGTATTGCTGGCCCAACATCCCAAGGCAACAGCTTGGCTGACGGTCACATTGAAAGATGCACACCATTTATGCGATGGAACCGATTTGCAGGTATTTCAACAATTGGTAGAGTCTTCCGAGCAGATCATTGCCTACGGCGTCAATTGCGTGCAGCCGGATTTAGTCTTGCCGACTTTGGAATATCTGAAAAAGAATGCGACAAAGTCATTGATCGCTTATCCAAATTCGGGAGCGATTTACGATCCTACCACAAAAGTATGGACCCACAGTCATGCAGTGGACGAAGTGTTTTCAAATGACGCATTGAAGTGGCATGAGTCAGGATGCAAGTGGATCGGCGGCTGTTGCTGCACATCCTCCAAGGAAATCAAACTGTTGAAGGAAACCTTCGCTGCTGTTCTTTAG
- a CDS encoding amino acid permease produces the protein MEQSFVREMTSKHLVMLSLGGVIGTGIFLSSGYLIQTTGSIGTIIAYLIGAFLVTLVMMCLGELSVHEPSTSSFHNYASKYIHPGAGFVVAWLYWLTWTVALGSQFITLAILSQRWFPGIPAWIWCIFYIGIILLSNIIDVRWFSVSEFWMSLIKVLALAIFLILGLGGIFGFIPIQGNESAPLFSHLTENGWFPKGAGSVFLAILSANFAFSGAELIGVAAGETSDPKKNIPKAILQTIVILVVLFIGTIVVIGALLPDSAANLDESPVTVILNLMGIPYAADIMNLVLITVVLSGANSGVYAASRMLWSLANAGTLPKRFAKLSKRGLPIYGLLLTILGGLLSLFSSIYSADTVYLALVSISAFAVVAVWLSIAWAQLNFRKHYLKLGHKLDELDYKTPFFPIVPWLVIILCSVSIIGIAFDPNQRIALIIGIPFTVLCFFYYQLFFSKKASAAFENQEVGELSDEF, from the coding sequence ATGGAGCAATCATTTGTAAGGGAAATGACGTCAAAGCATCTAGTTATGCTTTCATTGGGCGGGGTAATAGGAACAGGAATCTTTTTGAGTTCGGGGTATTTGATTCAAACGACAGGTTCGATCGGAACCATCATTGCGTATCTGATTGGAGCATTTTTGGTGACGCTGGTCATGATGTGTTTGGGTGAATTGTCGGTCCACGAGCCTAGTACGAGTTCGTTCCACAACTACGCTTCAAAATATATCCATCCCGGAGCAGGTTTCGTGGTGGCGTGGCTGTATTGGTTGACGTGGACAGTTGCGTTGGGCTCGCAATTCATCACTTTGGCGATTTTGTCACAGCGCTGGTTTCCTGGCATACCCGCATGGATTTGGTGCATCTTTTATATCGGAATTATTTTACTTTCAAACATTATAGATGTGCGTTGGTTTTCCGTCAGCGAATTTTGGATGTCATTGATCAAAGTGCTCGCACTGGCAATTTTCCTTATCCTGGGTCTGGGTGGCATTTTCGGATTTATACCGATTCAGGGAAATGAATCAGCACCACTTTTCAGCCATTTGACGGAAAACGGTTGGTTTCCGAAAGGGGCAGGCTCCGTTTTCTTGGCGATCCTGTCGGCTAACTTCGCTTTTTCAGGTGCAGAACTGATCGGCGTAGCCGCTGGCGAAACGTCGGATCCCAAGAAAAATATCCCGAAAGCAATTCTGCAGACAATCGTAATTCTGGTGGTCCTTTTCATCGGGACGATTGTTGTGATCGGTGCGCTGCTTCCGGATTCTGCGGCTAATTTGGATGAAAGTCCGGTGACCGTCATTCTTAATTTGATGGGTATCCCATATGCCGCCGACATCATGAACCTGGTCCTGATTACAGTGGTCCTTTCCGGCGCAAACTCAGGAGTCTACGCCGCATCAAGAATGCTTTGGTCATTGGCAAATGCAGGCACATTGCCGAAACGCTTCGCCAAATTGTCAAAACGCGGGTTGCCGATCTATGGCTTGTTGCTGACCATCTTGGGCGGACTCCTTTCGCTATTTTCGAGCATCTATTCCGCGGACACCGTTTACCTAGCTTTGGTTTCCATTTCTGCATTCGCGGTCGTGGCTGTTTGGTTGAGCATCGCTTGGGCACAACTGAATTTCCGCAAACACTATCTGAAATTGGGGCATAAATTGGATGAATTGGATTATAAAACACCATTCTTTCCAATCGTTCCGTGGCTCGTCATTATCCTTTGCTCCGTGTCGATCATCGGCATCGCTTTTGATCCAAACCAACGGATTGCCTTGATCATCGGCATCCCATTCACGGTTTTGTGCTTCTTTTATTACCAATTATTTTTCAGCAAAAAAGCGTCCGCTGCATTTGAAAATCAAGAAGTAGGTGAGCTTTCCGATGAATTTTAA